A genomic region of Stigmatopora nigra isolate UIUO_SnigA chromosome 16, RoL_Snig_1.1, whole genome shotgun sequence contains the following coding sequences:
- the LOC144209906 gene encoding rho GTPase-activating protein 21-B-like codes for MMAAHGSEEHPLRHVPCQSKAKDGSSLATSPGPEEEPFSWPGPKTLRLRRTSQGFGFTLRHFIVYPPESAVHNSIKDEEKGSRGRQRSRLEPMDTIFVKQVKDGGPAHGAGLCTGDRIVKVNGESIIGKTYSQVIALIQNSNASLELCVMPKDEDILQLFSRDITTLAYSQDAYLKGNAAYSGNAHNIPQPPPICYPRIETKAADPNEGDAPRDPAPTEKVIRVEIPLSPPTHKDTSPIQAKSEDKRYLSPTETAPPQTHARPPASSPSRRPPTGTRAGPKRPENSPSPKTEQPSPHQNIDWKNYTTYKDYIDAKRLHAYGCRTIQERLDSLRAASAADSGSAYSRQRAPSPCGAQRGLATSQVRWRSVSTDRGVNGGSTRAPPLRSASQERLGGSERSENWPRSASQDALGVSGEPEEEERLLLCQGEEARASRQGSGQRGLPHLRRDVDRQANSPLADGGKPPWRGDGDVPRPSRLPVKNAAPEPRATAPKAADQRSHVAGNHAGYTSPPHSDLRTRADSLKMESRNEVGPVGRSSSCSGAPCKISSQRLVTSGLVANGAVGQKTKSVVRARPPSCIFSVCDKRGTSPPLVKAGSVDAVACWSDGRGAAHLRRPGIPRQKYASEHLRDSLDSIPFIDEPSSPSTDLDTINIPASAVISATPLITTVPPSPTATSPLMRRHMSHDHESLRLTVIESDSGGKTERSLSYDEGLDTYREDGGGRSLIASFKGLRKATADRSSDDSGSRRDSSSDVFCDAAREGLLHFKQLNTDKGKRSGGGTRAWKPVYGVLRGHYLCLYKDKKDGRAHANCRTSDEPLAVGVRACLVDISYSDTKRKNVLRLTTSDREYLLQAEDREDMLAWIGVIQESARLDEENAAFTSHDLISQKIREYNTLMSPTGGKSEPSPRSSRQSLSIRQTLLGGSKTPSPNSPRAAEDASPPKDKGVWRKGIPNLMRKPFERRSAHGVTFGVRLDDCPPARGNKFVPLIVEVCCQLVEERGLEYTGIYRVPGNNAAISSMQDELNNKGVHDIDVQDDKWRDLNVISSLLKSFFRKLPEPLFTNDGYADFIQANRIEDPVERLKALKRLLGQLPDHHYQTLKFLSAHLKTVAGQSEKNKMEPRNLAIVFGPTLVRTTEDNMTHMVTHMPDQYKIVETLIQNYDWFFTEEGNGDPVTFSHDESAVESQPIPNIDHLLTNIGRTGTPQGEVSDSPTSDSAKSKVSGKDPCGRELLVSSIFAAAGRKRKKSKEKVQPSSSDDDLDALCPDEETPERRENGAGQTGDAQPSSGKARVGEADVSSVTSDYSAASSVTFPTGGGEEADDERSERRPAETDSESDFPVFGARLFTARQTTERDAPPRRRSPRSKTDSESSAEAAGGERRAEASARLARVLEVMKKGRSTGSLSSSSRSESERSEPAAWRLKIGERLKFRLRSSSDDALPPEGRRRNNVRRRHTVGGQRDFAQLTAVHDWREGAERTAESRRRRASRDFDIRDWLGLGPSPSPSPPKAVPEDGGDATPANGRSKAAPGDDAHPHKLSGAQVVRSRFYQYL; via the exons TCCAAAGCCAAGGACGGGTCCTCTTTGGCGACGTCGCCCGGTCCAGAAGAGGAGCCCTTCTCTTGGCCCGGCCCAAAGACGCTACGCCTCCGCCGGACGTCTCAAGGCTTCGGCTTCACGCTGCGCCACTTCATCGTCTACCCGCCCGAGTCGGCCGTGCACAACTCTATCAAG GATGAAGAGAAGGGCAGTCGAG gGAGGCAGAGAAGTCGCCTGGAGCCCATGGACACCATTTTTGTCAAGCAAGTTAAGGATGGAGGGCCTGCACACGGAGCTGGTCTCTGTACAG GCGATCGCATCGTGAAGGTAAATGGCGAGAGCATCATCGGCAAGACGTACTCGCAGGTCATCGCTTTGATCCAGAACAG caatGCTTCGCTGGAACTCTGCGTGATGCCCAAGGATGAGGACATTCTGCAACTG TTTTCCAGGGACATCACAACTCTG GCCTATTCTCAGGACGCGTACCTCAAAGGCAACGCGGCATACAGCGGCAACGCCCACAACATCCCCCAACCTCCGCCCATTTGCTACCCCCGGATCGAAACCAAGGCGGCAGACCCCAACGAGGGCGACGCCCCCCGAGACCCGGCTCCCACGGAGAAGGTCATCCGGGTGGAAATCCCGCTTTCGCCCCCTACCCACAAGGACACCTCGCCGATTCAAGCCAAGTCCGAAGACAAACGCTACCTTTCCCCCACGGAAACGGCCCCCCCACAGACCCATGCCAGACCCCCCGCCTCGTCGCCGTCCCGCCGCCCTCCCACGGGTACCCGAGCCGGCCCCAAGCGCCCCGAAAACTCCCCATCCCCCAAAACCGAGCAGCCATCACCACACCAGAACATCGACTGGAAGAACTACACCACCTACAAAGACTACATCGACGCCAAACGACTCCACGCATATGGCTGCCGCACCATCCAGGAGCGCCTGGACAGCTTGCGCGCTGCCTCCGCCGCCGATTCAGGCTCCGCCTACTCCCGGCAGCGGGCCCCCTCGCCGTGCGGCGCCCAGAGAGGCCTAGCAACCTCGCAGGTCAGGTGGAGAAGCGTATCCACCGACCGAGGGGTCAACGGCGGGTCAACCCGCGCACCCCCTTTACGAAGCGCCTCTCAAGAGAGGTTGGGGGGGTCGGAACGCTCCGAGAACTGGCCAAGAAGCGCCTCACAAGACGCCCTGGGCGTCTCCGGGGAGCCCGAAGAGGAGGAGCGGCTTCTACTATGCCAAGGCGAGGAGGCCAGAGCCAGCCGGCAGGGGTCGGGTCAAAGGGGGCTCCCTCACCTCAGGCGGGACGTCGACAGACAAGCCAACTCCCCCCTCGCCGACGGTGGCAAACCTCCCTGGAGGGGGGACGGCGACGTCCCGCGGCCCTCGCGACTGCCCGTCAAGAATGCCGCCCCGGAGCCCCGAGCCACCGCCCCCAAAGCCGCAGACCAAAGAAGCCATGTTGCGGGAAACCACGCGGGGTACACGTCACCCCCGCACTCGGACCTCAGGACCCGAGCCGACAGTCTGAAAATGGAGAGCCGGAACGAAGTGGGTCCAGTGGGCAGGTCGTCGTCCTGCTCGGGAGCCCCTTGTAAAATATCTTCGCAGCGACTGGTCACGAGCGGCCTCGTGGCTAACGGCGCCGTGGGCCAAAAAACAAAGTCGGTGGTACGCGCCCGGCCCCCGTCCTGCATTTTCTCAGTTTGCGACAAGAGAGGCACGTCTCCGCCCTTGGTGAAGGCGGGTTCCGTCGACGCGGTGGCGTGTTGGAGCGACGGCCGTGGAGCGGCGCACCTCCGGCGGCCTGGAATCCCTCGCCAGAAGTATGCCTCCGAACACCTACGGGACTCCCTGGACTCCATCCCCTTCATAG ATGAACCTTCCAGCCCCAGCACGGACCTGGACACCATCAACATTCCGGCCTCGGCCGTCATCTCGGCCACGCCCCTCATCACCACCGTCCCTCCCAGCCCGACCGCCACGTCGCCCCTGATGCGCCGACATATGTCCCACGATCACG AATCTCTCCGGCTCACCGTCATCGAGTCAGATTCAGGCGGCAAAACGGAACGCTCCCTTTCCTACGACGAAGGCTTGGACACCTACCGGGAAGATGGCGGAGG GAGATCTTTAATAGCCAGCTTCAAAGGCCTCCGAAAG GCCACGGCGGACAGGTCGTCGGACGATTCCGGATCCAGGCGGGACTCGTCATCCGACGTCTTTTGCGACGCCGCCCGGGAGGGGCTTCTCCATTTTAAGCAGCTCAATACAGACAAGGGAAAG AGATCTGGCGGAGGGACGCGAGCCTGGAAGCCCGTGTACGGCGTCCTGCGGGGTCACTACCTCTGCCTGTACAAGGACAAGAAGGACGGACGGGCGCACGCCAATTGCCGGACGTCGGACGAGCCGCTGGCCGTGGGCGTGCGAGCCTGCCTAGTGGACATTTCCTACAGTGACACTAAGCGCAAGAACGTACTGCGCCTCACCACCTCTGACCGCGAGTACCTGCTACAGGCCGAGGACCGCGAGGACATGCTAGCCTGGATAGGCGTCATCCAGGAGAGCGCCAGGCTGGACGAGGAG AACGCGGCCTTTACCAGCCACGACCTTATCAGCCAGAAGATCCGAGAGTACAATACCTTGATGAG CCCGACGGGTGGCAAATCGGAGCCTTCGCCACGGTCGTCTCGCCAGTCGCTCAGCATCCGCCAGACGCTACTGGGGGGCTCCAAAACGCCAAGTCCCAACTCGCCCAGGGCGGCGGAAGACGCCAGCCCGCCCAAGGACAAAGGCGTGTGGAGAAAGGGCATCCCCAACCTGATGAGGAAACCCTTCGAGAGGAGGTCCGCGCACGGGGTCACCTTCGGAGTGCGGCTGGACGACTGCCCCCCTGCTCGGGGTAATAAG TTTGTCCCGCTGATCGTGGAAGTATGCTGCCAACTAGTGGAGGAGCGAGGTCTGGAGTACACGGGCATCTACAGGGTGCCCGGGAATAACGCCGCCATCTCCAGCATGCAGGATGAGCTCAACAACAAGGGCGTCCATGACATCGACGTCCAGGATGAC AAATGGCGAGATCTTAACGTGATCAGCAGTCTGCTCAAGTCCTTCTTCCGGAAGCTTCCCGAACCGCTCTTCACCAACG ATGGCTACGCCGACTTCATCCAGGCCAACCGGATAGAAGACCCCGTGGAAAGGCTGAAAGCGCTAAAGAGGCTG CTGGGCCAACTGCCCGATCACCACTACCAGACCCTCAAGTTCCTCTCGGCTCACCTGAAAACCGTTGCGGGCCAATCGGAAAAGAACAAG aTGGAACCAAGGAACCTGGCCATCGTGTTCGGGCCCACTTTGGTGCGCACCACCGAGGACAACATGACCCACATGGTGACGCACATGCCTGACCAGTACAAGATTGTGGAGACCCTCATTCAGAAC TATGACTGGTTCTTCACCGAAGAAGGCAATGGCGATCCCGTG ACATTTTCTCACGACGAGAGCGCCGTGGAGTCTCAGCCAATCCCCAACATCGACCACCTGCTCACCAACATCGGGCGCACGGGCACGCCGCAGGGCGAAGTATCAG ATTCTCCAACCAGCGACTCTGCCAAGTCAAAG GTTTCGGGCAAGGACCCCTGCGGACGAGAACTCCTGGTTTCTTCCATTTTTGCCGCCGCTGGGCGCAAAAGAAAGAAGTCCAAGGAGAAAGTGCAACCCAGCAGCTCTGACGACGACCTGGACGCTCTTTGCCCCGACGAGGAGACCCCAGAGCGGAGGGAAAATGGCGCCGGGCAAACTGGCGACGCCCAGCCATCCTCGGGGAAAGCCCGAGTGGGCGAAGCGGACGTCAGCTCCGTCACCTCCGACTACTCCGCCGCTTCATCCGTCACCTTCCCGACGGGCGGCGGCGAGGAAGCGGACGACGAGCGAAGCGAACGGCGGCCCGCCGAAACCGACAGCGAAAGCGATTTCCCAGTTTTCGGCGCCCGCCTCTTCACCGCCCGCCAAACGACGGAGCGTGACGCCCCACCACGTCGCCGCTCGCCACGAAGCAAGACAGACAGCGAGTCGTCGGCCGAGGCGGCCGGCGGAGAACGCCGAGCCGAGGCCTCGGCACGCCTGGCCCGGGTCCTGGAGGTTATGAAAAAGGGGCGGTCCACCGGCAGCCTCAGCTCGTCCTCCCGCAGCGAATCAGAGCGCTCGGAACCGGCCGCCTGGCGCTTGAAGATCGGCGAGCGCCTCAAGTTCCGCCTACGCTCCTCCTCCGACGACGCCCTCCCTCCCGAGGGCCGGCGGCGCAACAATGTGCGACGGCGCCACACAGTGGGCGGTCAGCGCGACTTCGCCCAGCTGACCGCCGTCCACGACTGGCGGGAAGGCGCCGAGCGGACAGCCGAATCACGGCGGAGACGCGCCTCTCGGGACTTTGACATCCGCGATTGGCTAGGCTTAGGCCCCTCCCCTTCACCCTCGCCCCCTAAGGCCGTCCCTGAGGACGGCGGGGACGCAACTCCCGCCAACGGTAGAAGCAAAGCGGCGCCCGGGGACGACGCCCACCCTCACAAACTGTCCGGTGCGCAGGTGGTGCGCTCTCGCTTCTACCAGTACCTCTGA